From Primulina huaijiensis isolate GDHJ02 chromosome 15, ASM1229523v2, whole genome shotgun sequence, one genomic window encodes:
- the LOC140959145 gene encoding protein PSK SIMULATOR 1-like produces the protein MVGETGTETWFNNIWKSSRKSISWEPERPVMGILSFEISRLMSKVVNLWRSLSDGQIVRLREKIINSVGIRKLVSQDEYNLMDLALAEMIANLRSVSQSVAVLGKKCAEPKYHNLEKVFDDLDEIDPQWYGWQYRLKKIERKVKKMDRFIAATEQLYQELDVLAELEQTLRRMRAGADVGQVKLLEFQQKVVWQRQEVKNLQEMSPWIRTYDYIVRLLLRSLFTIAERIKYVYHVNHRGHVEGLDNDEHIPSDCLLHTNSINALLQTSVYPSENNSSRFLGRTLSNLDLTDGKSKLKNKKLLFRSQSTIRGGKPHQVKGRGFAPAGLAGCMTGTDSPIAQRYTSSFRGSSTFANSSEKDARKVPILSSVITPTRVSIFNFRHQVLSPPPSTLGYAALALHFANVIILTEKLASSPHLISLDARDDLYNMLPATIKSCLRAKLKNFSRTSSSFFYDDAFAAEWSLALTRILEWLSPLAHNMIKWQSERNIERRRLIYGSNVLLVQTLYFANQVETEAAIVELLMGLNYLSRFGREIEERPFRMSTCSRAYDGYMIPRDNISYDMIDI, from the coding sequence ATGGTTGGAGAAACTGGGACTGAGACCTGGTTCAATAATATTTGGAAGAGTTCGCGCAAAAGTATATCATGGGAGCCTGAGAGACCAGTGATGGGAATTTTGTCATTTGAAATATCGAGATTGATGTCGAAAGTTGTTAATTTATGGCGGTCTCTTTCTGATGGACAGATTGTTAGGTTAAGAGAAAAGATTATAAATTCAGTTGGCATTCGGAAGCTTGTTTCCCAGGATGAGTACAATCTTATGGATCTTGCTCTTGCTGAGATGATTGCGAATTTGAGAAGTGTGTCACAGTCAGTAGCTGTACTCGGTAAGAAATGCGCAGAACCAAAATACCACAATCTTGAAAAAGTTTTTGATGACCTAGATGAGATTGATCCCCAATGGTATGGGTGGCAATATAGGCTCAAGAAGATTGAGAGAAAAGTCAAGAAAATGGACAGATTTATAGCGGCAACAGAGCAGCTATATCAAGAGCTTGATGTGTTAGCGGAGCTTGAGCAGACTTTGAGGCGAATGAGAGCTGGTGCTGATGTAGGCCAGGTGAAATTGCTTGAATTTCAGCAGAAGGTAGTGTGGCAACGCCAGGAAGTAAAGAATCTCCAGGAGATGTCTCCCTGGATTAGAACATATGATTATATAGTCCGGCTTCTTCTGAGATCTTTGTTTACAATTGCGGAGAGGATCAAGTATGTCTATCACGTTAATCATCGTGGACATGTTGAGGGGCTAGACAATGATGAACACATACCATCTGATTGCCTTCTCCATACTAATTCCATCAACGCTCTCCTGCAAACATCAGTTTATCCTTCCGAGAACAACTCATCCAGGTTTTTAGGCAGGACTCTCTCAAATTTGGACCTGACTGATGGCAAGAGTAAATTAAAGAACAAGAAATTGCTTTTTCGTTCACAGTCAACGATTCGTGGTGGGAAGCCTCATCAAGTAAAAGGCAGAGGATTTGCTCCTGCTGGCTTGGCTGGTTGCATGACTGGCACTGATTCACCGATTGCACAGAGATATACATCATCATTTAGAGGGTCTTCCACGTTTGCCAATTCTTCTGAAAAAGATGCCCGGAAAGTTCCCATTTTATCCAGTGTTATAACACCCACTAGAGTATCtatttttaatttcaggcaTCAAGTTTTAAGTCCTCCTCCATCTACTCTTGGGTATGCTGCTTTGGCTCTCCATTTTGCAAATGTTATCATCTTAACCGAGAAGCTAGCTTCTTCTCCTCACCTGATCAGCCTTGATGCTCGAGATGACCTCTACAATATGTTACCAGCTACTATCAAAAGCTGTCTGAGGGCAAAGCTAAAGAATTTTTCTAGAACTTCATCTTCATTTTTCTATGATGATGCCTTTGCAGCAGAGTGGAGCTTAGCACTTACAAGGATATTGGAATGGTTATCTCCTCTTGCTCACAACATGATTAAATGGCAATCTGAGAGGAACATTGAACGGCGAAGGTTAATTTATGGATCAAATGTTCTTCTTGTCCAGACCCTTTATTTTGCTAACCAAGTAGAGACTGAGGCAGCGATTGTGGAGCTTCTCATGGGCCTAAATTACCTTTCCAGATTCGGCAGGGAAATCGAAGAAAGGCCTTTTCGAATGTCCACATGCAGTAGGGCATACGATGGTTACATGATACCCCGGGATAACATTTCTTATGACATGATTGATATTTGA
- the LOC140959440 gene encoding uncharacterized FCP1 homology domain-containing protein C1271.03c-like gives MAEGTSKLMKLISDESSEDEQDSASDDIGLTLDKLTLGPKKKLLVLCLGGLLVHRVHVKDKASVRELRPDVVHGKFLVFKRPFCTEFLKFCFERFEVGIWSSARDHNIEVVLSNITGGTRSKFLFVWSQEECTDSGFYCMNKRVKPLFLKNLKNLWEKKYITRGQYSSSNTLLIDDEPHTCLLNPPDTAIFLDPFKISGTTDAVLVYN, from the exons ATGGCAGAGGGAACCTCAAAACTAATGAAGTTGATTTCCGATGAAAGTAGCGAGGATGAACAGGATTCTGCGTCCGATGATATCGGTCTTACCCTGGATAAACTGACTCTAGGCCCCAAAAAGAAGCTTCTCGTGCTGTGTCTTGGCGGGCTTCTGGTGCACAGGGTTCATGTTAAGGATAAGGCCAGCGTTCGAGAGTTGCGCCCCGATGTGGTTCACGGCAAGTTTCTAG TTTTCAAGAGGCCATTTTGCACCGAGTTCTTGAAATTTTGCTTTGAACGGTTTGAAGTTGGGATATGGTCCTCTGCAAGAGA TCACAATATTGAGGTTGTTCTGAGCAATATAACAGGTGGTACGAGAAGCAAATTCCTGTTCGTCTGG AGTCAAGAAGAATGCACTGATTCTGGATTTTACTGCATGAACAAACGAGTAAagcctctgtttctgaaaaatctcaaaaatctgtgggaaaaaaaatacattactAGAGGACAGTATTCATCCTCGAACACTTTGCTCATCGACGATGAGCCTCACACCTGTCTTCTGAATCCG CCTGACACAGCCATTTTCCTAGATCCATTCAAGATAAGTGGCACTACTGATGCAGTTTTAGTATACAATTGA
- the LOC140959194 gene encoding uncharacterized protein: MQTPRTLENQLSVTQSGPNSGNLSFSGTSAREDEEMSISALSTFRAKEEEIEKRKMEVKEKVQAQLGRIEEETRRLATIREELDGLADPMRKEISFVRKKIDAIDKELKPLGQTCQKKEKEYKEALEAVNEKNKEKVQLITRLMELVGESEKSRMKKLEELNKNVETMNVA; this comes from the exons ATGCAGACTCCAAGAACGCTAGAAAACCAGCTGTCTGTGACCCAGTCAGGGCCGAACTCGGGGAACCTGAGTTTCAGTGGCACTTCCGCGAGAGAAGACGAGGAAATGTCGATTTCCGCCCTTTCTACTTTCAGGGCTAAGGAGGAAGAGATTGAGAAGAGGAAGATGGAGGTTAAGGAGAAAGTACAGGCTCAGCTTGGCCGTATTGAAGAAGAAACAAGGCGTCTGGCTACTATTCGTGAG GAGTTAGATGGACTGGCGGATCCAATGAGGAAGGAAATCTCATTTGTTCGCAAGAAAATCGATGCAATCGACAAGGAGCTAAAACCACTTGGACAGACTTGCCAAAAGAAG GAGAAAGAGTACAAAGAAGCTCTTGAAGCCGTCAATGAAAAGAACAAAGAAAAAGTACAGCTCATTACAAGATTGATGGAG CTGGTAGGCGAAAGTGAGAAGTCGAGGATGAAGAAATTGGAAGAGCTGAACAAGAACGTAGAAACGATGAACGTAGCTTAA